A window of the Chloroflexus sp. Y-396-1 genome harbors these coding sequences:
- a CDS encoding ATP-binding protein — protein sequence MMRPETEQLQTIIRRLLPLPALGIAWLITQFDLTPVIAGGLAGYGIINVILLLFLRRYPSVTNRLLIGSIASDLLFVIWCIIFDGPAVLTVVQGISALRAWRYRFHSLWPAFLPAIIGFILPRLGNAITLTIPTTLAPVGSFLLSLVVIIVLIWFGNWRNLNAREWRARYDNLRREQKQQVINLEASNNELRDRLRRMEALGESLRAISSSLSLDDVLYQILDSLTHMLGVQRIDDVALTLARPTGLEHRLLHANEHQADWATVLAQTVINSKRPVSLDAQQIEQQPEWQPLVMHQFRAALSVPLFDPDQPDHIRGTLSVVSRQVTAFSPAEERHLTSFSIQAMIAIRNAEFHVQLSRQQAVLSAVLHDMADGLIVYDQQGTVYLDNVVARQIITQSTTRNGDLANRLIELALRVHEEGNALSQEITDGETEQARFYHVHATLVNPSADTRLAVLVLHDITDQKVQERQRREFIAKLAHELRNPLNTLKGFLSIVLKEGDNVGKLTERQREFLGEVEDSANRLKKRVEELIEINRNGTSQLKLRPTRANIIDLIITTCIKQQQHAQEHGVDLGWDVPDRLPDVIIDEERIGQVLTNLIENAIKATPGGGRIVVSAEQHHQDIYVHVTDTGVGIPADQIEKVFLPFYQVDNGIKVKKTHLGLGLAICKQFVEAHGGKIWIAYSEVGKGTRFSFSLPLPDKAAFDMPISDHASV from the coding sequence ATGATGCGGCCTGAAACCGAGCAACTGCAAACGATCATCCGTCGCCTCTTGCCGTTGCCGGCTTTGGGGATAGCCTGGCTTATTACTCAATTCGACCTCACGCCCGTCATAGCTGGCGGACTCGCCGGCTACGGTATCATCAACGTGATTTTGCTCCTCTTCTTGCGGCGCTACCCCTCTGTAACAAATCGCCTCTTGATCGGTAGCATCGCGAGCGATCTCCTGTTTGTCATCTGGTGTATTATTTTCGATGGCCCTGCTGTGCTCACAGTCGTCCAGGGGATCAGCGCCCTACGAGCCTGGCGCTACCGTTTCCATTCACTATGGCCAGCGTTCTTACCGGCGATCATTGGCTTCATCTTACCGAGGCTTGGGAACGCTATAACGCTCACCATACCTACGACACTCGCACCGGTTGGCAGCTTCCTTCTCAGTCTCGTTGTGATTATAGTCCTGATCTGGTTTGGAAACTGGCGCAATCTGAACGCTCGTGAATGGCGTGCTCGCTACGATAATCTGCGACGTGAACAGAAGCAACAGGTCATCAATCTTGAAGCCTCGAACAACGAGCTGCGTGATCGTCTGCGCCGAATGGAAGCCCTCGGTGAGAGTTTGCGCGCTATCAGTAGCTCGCTCAGTCTCGATGATGTTTTATACCAAATCCTCGATTCACTCACTCATATGCTGGGAGTGCAGCGTATCGATGATGTTGCACTCACTCTGGCGCGACCCACTGGACTTGAACATCGACTCCTCCACGCCAATGAACATCAGGCTGATTGGGCGACTGTATTAGCTCAGACTGTCATTAACAGTAAGCGCCCGGTTTCGCTCGATGCACAGCAGATCGAGCAACAACCGGAATGGCAGCCACTGGTCATGCACCAATTTCGGGCCGCACTCAGCGTACCACTATTCGATCCCGACCAACCGGATCACATTCGCGGTACACTCAGTGTTGTGAGCCGACAGGTCACGGCATTTTCACCTGCCGAAGAACGACATCTGACCTCGTTTAGCATTCAAGCAATGATCGCTATTCGTAACGCTGAATTCCATGTCCAGTTGAGCCGTCAACAGGCAGTACTCAGTGCTGTCTTGCACGACATGGCCGATGGCCTGATCGTTTATGATCAGCAGGGAACGGTCTATCTCGACAACGTGGTGGCCCGTCAGATTATTACGCAGAGTACGACACGCAATGGCGATCTCGCGAATCGTCTGATCGAACTGGCCCTCCGTGTCCATGAAGAGGGGAATGCGTTGAGCCAAGAGATTACGGATGGCGAAACCGAACAGGCGCGGTTCTATCATGTCCATGCCACGTTGGTAAACCCTTCGGCCGATACCCGGCTGGCCGTTCTGGTCTTGCACGATATTACGGATCAAAAAGTACAGGAACGGCAACGCCGTGAGTTTATTGCGAAACTAGCCCACGAGCTACGTAACCCGCTGAATACGCTCAAAGGATTTCTCTCTATTGTCTTAAAGGAGGGTGACAACGTTGGTAAGCTAACTGAACGACAACGTGAGTTTCTAGGTGAGGTGGAAGATAGCGCCAATCGCTTGAAAAAACGGGTTGAAGAACTCATTGAGATTAATCGGAATGGTACCAGCCAGCTTAAGTTGCGTCCGACACGGGCGAATATCATCGATCTCATTATTACTACCTGCATCAAGCAACAGCAGCACGCGCAAGAGCACGGAGTCGATCTGGGCTGGGATGTGCCCGATCGATTACCCGATGTGATCATCGATGAGGAGCGCATTGGTCAGGTGCTGACGAATCTGATCGAAAATGCTATCAAGGCCACGCCCGGCGGTGGGCGGATCGTGGTGAGCGCCGAGCAGCATCACCAAGACATCTACGTGCATGTGACAGATACCGGTGTGGGGATCCCGGCCGATCAGATTGAGAAGGTGTTCCTCCCCTTCTATCAAGTCGATAACGGGATAAAGGTGAAAAAGACGCATCTTGGTCTGGGACTAGCAATCTGTAAACAGTTTGTAGAAGCCCATGGCGGCAAGATATGGATCGCGTACAGTGAGGTAGGAAAAGGAACGCGCTTCTCGTTCTCTCTGCCACTGCCGGACAAAGCTGCATTTGATATGCCAATTAGCGATCATGCTTCTGTGTAA
- a CDS encoding response regulator transcription factor has protein sequence MNILVVDDDIQNAKMTSFLLEEAGYRVFRVHDPSNILQVIEQHNPDLILLDIMMPKMDGFEVCRQIRRNSDIPIIFLSARTYLQDRVMGLQIGGDDYLVKPFEPSELLARVEAVLRRRNADVLNTSTRLSQGNITLDPVEHKVLFTDGRVVELTPLEFRLLYYLMKNSGRILNVSQILTKVWGYDYEGESNLVAVYIRRLRTKVEEDPDHPRHVITVRNLGYKFEP, from the coding sequence ATGAATATTCTGGTTGTTGACGACGATATTCAGAATGCCAAGATGACATCGTTTCTGCTTGAAGAGGCAGGCTATCGTGTATTTCGTGTCCACGATCCCTCAAACATTCTGCAGGTGATTGAACAGCACAATCCTGACCTGATCCTTCTTGACATCATGATGCCCAAGATGGATGGGTTCGAGGTCTGTCGGCAGATTCGACGCAATTCAGACATCCCCATCATCTTTCTCTCTGCACGCACCTACCTCCAAGATCGAGTGATGGGTCTTCAGATTGGCGGTGACGATTATCTGGTCAAACCGTTTGAGCCGTCAGAATTACTGGCGCGGGTCGAAGCGGTATTACGCCGTCGCAATGCCGATGTGCTGAATACCTCCACTCGCCTGAGCCAGGGTAACATTACCCTCGATCCGGTCGAACACAAAGTGCTGTTCACCGATGGCCGCGTTGTTGAATTAACACCACTTGAATTCCGTCTGCTCTACTACCTGATGAAGAACTCTGGACGTATCCTGAATGTCAGTCAAATCTTGACGAAAGTATGGGGATACGATTACGAAGGAGAGAGCAACCTGGTAGCGGTCTACATTCGTCGCCTGCGTACCAAAGTTGAAGAAGACCCGGATCATCCGCGCCACGTTATTACCGTGCGTAATCTCGGTTACAAGTTTGAACCATAA